ATCAACGCAATGGCGAGCATCAGCAAAGGTGTTTTTAACAGTTCAATCACATCCTGCTCCTTTTCTAACCGATCAAGCAGATCAAACAACAAACCGGCTCAATCCTCTAACaagaacccccctccctctctctccctccctctctctctctctctctctctctctctctctctccaccccgaCGCCCCTCAGCTCTCCATCCATAAGAACACCACCCCCGGCGAGACCAAGTCCATCCTGGTGATGAAGGGCGCCCCGGAGAGGATCCTGGACCGCTGCTCCACCATCCTGATCCAGGGCAAGGAGCAGCCCCTCGACGAGGAGATGAAGGAGTCCTTCCAGAACGCCTACGAAGAGCTGGGAGGCCTCGGAGAGAGAGTGCTGGGTAAGGGTTTGATGCATCGCTACAGTACTACTACTGATAATGCTAAAGGCTCCCACAGTGAGGACCTTcatgtgaaaaataaataattaataatttgacACTGAAGTTGTTGATGGACGATGGGAACTCTTAAAAGTTTTAGAACTACAATGAATTCCCGGTCTAGGCACCAGTTTGAATCAACAATTAAAGGAACTCTCAAGAACTTATGAAAGTCAAATCACtggtttaatatatatatattttttatttatttgtattaataaatattttaccGTGGATTTGTTGTTGTATAGTTAAAATATTTATGAATTAATGTAAGAAATGACATGAAATGAAATTGTTTGGAATGACATGTCAATTACTGATTCAATTCATAAATGGTCCTAAATATAATAAACACAATGTCTTCCCCTTTAGTTTTCTGTGCTATACCTACCCATAACACGCTTGGTTTTAAATCTTCGACGTATGAGCATCCAAACCAgctcaacacaaacatgtttttcccccacctcctccaggctTCTGCCATTACAACCTTCCCGACGATCAGTTCCCAGAGGGGTTCTCCTTCGACACGGAGGAGGTGAACTTCCCCACGGAGAAGCTGTGCTTCGTAGGCCTCATGTCCATGATCGACCCCCCCAGAGCCGCCGTCCCCGACGCTGTGGGCAAGTGCAGGAGCGCTGGCATCAAGGTAACGAGACTCTTGAGTTTTAAAGGAACGATACCTCCTCCCTCAGAAGAGATTCTTGTGTTCTTGGACCGCAGTGACGTAAATTTTGAGATGTTTCGCTTTTTGGATGATCGTTATGTGACACATTTCTTTGTATCGTACATTTCTAACCTCTTTAATCTCAAATCTCTTGAGATTAAAATCCCTTTtcaagagagacctggccaagaTGGCCGCATGGAACAGACAATACATCCACGTTTTATACAAACAAAATGCACAATTTACACACAATTAAAAGACAGTTTTGGATTTAAATTAGAGAATTATACACAGCTACATGGTCCAATACGTCCACATAATAAGTCCTTAAGTAAAGATATCAAATTAGATTTGTGTTGATAGTTTTGAGTCTTGGTTACCTATTAGTAATTAGTAGACGCTCCATAATTAGTAGGTGATTTTATCCGAAGGGATTTAGGATAAGGGTGTTTATGAATGGAGCTAAACTTTATTTAAGTAAGATTAACAATTATCGGAATCATAGTCTGACCATTGCCCAATTCTTCTCAGGTTATCATGGTTACCGGTGATCACCCAATCACAGCCAAGGCCATCGCTAAGGGCGTCGGCATCATCTCCGAGGGCAACGAGACCGTTGAGGACATCGCCGCTCGCCTGAATGTCCCGGTCGCCGAAGTCAACCCCAGGTACGTGGACAATAAATCGATGCCGTACGTTATACGTCATTTCCTCCGATCATAGAAGGATCAAGCAGTTTTTCCGATCGATCGGCGACCGTGTCTGAACTCAAAAGTCTCATATTACACcacaaggtgtgagtgtgatcaagCCGTTTGAAActctgcctcttcctgtgtttaagtgacatcacaagtggtcggcccacctagatgtgtgctggatagatcagtctaccagcctttCCATTTGAccgtagcaaatgttgctcatctatccagcatacaccTAGACGGACACGAACATCTATAGTAACACGGAAATAAACGTCAAAGTAACTTAACGATCAACTAAAATACAAAACGTCTCAACCTTTATGTTGCTTCGGTCCAAGAACGCATTAATCTCTTTATGCGAGGAAGAATCAGAGCGATCCATGAAGTAAGATAACCTGCTAAATGACCTAAACGGAAACGGAAATGTAAGTGAACATCGTCCCATCAAACGGTGTCTCCTCGCCACCATTACTGTCAGAAGCTCAGGAGCTAGTGCGGGTTGATttgtaacctgaaggttgctagttggatcctcggcttctcttcctccctgatcaagatgcctcaccctgactgctcctttcGAGCTGGCTGGCGCCCTGAGGGGTCgaccaccgtcggtgtgtgaatgagtgtgtgaacCGTTGTacatcgctttggataaaaatgtaaatgtctcaCCGCCCCCTGTTTTCGTTCCTCCTCTCCAGAGACGCCAAGGCCTGTGTGATCCACGGCGGAGAGCTAAAGGATATGACCAGCGAACAGCTGGATGACATCCTGATGCACCACACCGAGATCGTGTTCGCCCGGACCTCGCCCCAGCAGAAGCTGATTATTGTGGAGGGCTGCCAGAGACAGGTGAGTCCCATATACCCCcagatgtgggtgtgtgggtgtgtggttgggtgggtgggtgtactTAGTTTTTGATCCAgatgcttctatccaaagcgacttacaacagacagacagaaagagagacagggaaccCAGAGTCAAACAGGTGAGCAccaacagatagagagacatgcAGAGAAAGGAAATCCAGAACCGAGAATCCAGGGAAAGATGACGACCCAGCCTTCTTTCAGTACTTTGTTAAACAGctcagcacagacagacagacagagagcctgactgacagacagagagcctgactgacagacagagagcctgactgacagacagagagcctgactgacagacagagagcctgACTGACAGAGAgcctgactgacagacagagagactgaaagacagacagagagtctgactgacagacagagagacagacagggaaccCAGAATCCAGCGAAAGACagggaaaatgtacatttacatgtagggcattcagcagacgcttttatcaaaagcaactTGGATGAaagatttgtcagaagaaagagaaatttGGCAACTTTTTGATCAAAGCTGACAAGTTCGAATCCCAGTGCTCACAGCCTGGCTGTCGTATGCCACCCTTGAGCAAGCTGCTCAGGATGACATCCTTCTGAAAGATCTTGTCACCTTGGAACACAAAGGTTGGAATCCCAATGCTCAATGCTCAACATCTCAAACCTTCCCCAAACCCTGCAGGGAGCCATCGTCGCGGTAACTGGTGACGGAGTCAACGACTCCCCAGCCCTGAAGAAGGCCGACATCGGCGTTGCCATGGGGATCGCCGGTTCTGACGTCTCCAAGCAGGCGGCCGACATGATCCTCCTGGACGACAACTTCGCCTCCATCGTCACCGGGGTGGAAGAGGGTGAGTGGGAACAGAATgaatgtggctcaggaggtagagcgggttggctggtaacctgaaggttgctagttggatccccggctcctcctagctgagtttcgaggtgtccctgagcaagacgcctcaccctgactgctcctgaccagctggctgtcgccctaaGGAGTCGACTCCgctgttgcagtgtgtgtgaatgtgtgtatggatgggtggatgtgtgtctgaatgtgtgtgtgaatgtgtatatgAATAGATGaacatgtgtaaatgtgtgaatgggtgtatgaatgtgtgtgtgaattggtgaatgtgtgtgagtgaatgaatgtcAGGCTGTTATGGTAAAGGGATTTGAGTGATCAGAAAAGCgtggtataaatgcagtccgttgaGAGAACCCAAGTAAGAGCAACGTGTTCTGTTGTCTAgtttggtgtttggtttgtaaACTTGTCTCGAGACTTGTAATTTCTCCTCATGACACACTCTTTACCCAATTGACTCACGGCTCCATCCCGCCTACAGGTCGTCTGATCTTCGACAATCTCAAGAAGTCCATCGCCTACACCCTGACCAGCAACATCCCCGAGATCtcgcccttcctcctcttcatcatcgccAACATCCCCCTGCCCCTGGGCACGGTCACCATCCTCTGCATTGACCTGGGAACAGACATGGTGAGCGAGACCATCGGCCGATCGAAGGGTGATCAAATACAACCCAGTTCCACAGGGTTGAACATGATCGAGCCATAATAATAGATAATAGATGATCGACTTTAATTGTCATTATGCAGTAGATCCATAAAATGAAATTTGCCTATGCAGGCTCTAaaacaatgcacacaaacactcacacaataaAAAGTATACAATTCTGAATAAAATACAGTACAAAAGACACATTTTAAGAAAACAGCCATGACGATAGTTTCAGTCTCTGTATACATGTGAACTGTATAATCAGGAGTTCAATATGTTAACattagacacactcacacactaaaaTAGAATAATACTTCAATAAAAGTATTTCCCTCTGTATCTATTTAATTATAGATAATATTGTGTGTTAATATAGTGTGTAGTGTATATCTTGGGTGGTGTTTGTAGGTTTAATTTTGGTATGAACTTACCTCTGACTTCCCTATTAAACCACCATTCTTACAAACtttactttttttgtattcaCTACTCCTGTCCAGCCTATTATTTAACTATACTCTGCTTATATTGCACTATATGACAATCATATAGCACAAACCACACCTTAACCGCTattttgcactactgtttagatCTCCAACCACATTTCGTTGTCTCTGTACAAGgctctgtacagtgacaatgAAGTTGAATCTGAATCTAAATCTGAAtctgatcccccccctccccaggttcCAGCCATCTCCCTGGCCTACGAGGCGGCAGAGAGTGACATCATGAAGAGACAGCCCCGAAACCCCAAGACAGACAAACTGGTCAACGAGAGGCTCATCAGCATCGCCTACGGACAGATAGGTAAACACTTTACTACACctgggaattctgaatacttTTCccgattttgtttttattattttttatccgCCTACATCCAAATCTGTAAATGTTTTCGTCAATTTACTGGTCTTGGGTCAGGGGCGCTTACTGCTATGCTAACTACTATgttgctatgctatgctaacgATAGAATGAAGAAGAACTACGTCCTATTCTCAGTGTAGTGCTGGGGCCAACCCTCTAGTTACCAAAGCCATGATTACCCATGCCTTAGAACCACACCTAGGAACCCTAGTTCCCCAAGTCTATCTTCCTCTGGTTGAGGTACCCAGTAACACCAGTCCCACCACTGTGAGAATATGCCTCTCTTAAACTGGTGCTGTTTAATCTGTGAACCATGCTTAAAGTCAGTCACCTCCCAGTCAGTGGCTGCAGGCTCTAGTCACTGTTTGGGCCAAGGTCGATCTGACCAGTGGCATGTCGCCCCCTAGAGGTACATCTGGAGTATTGCAGTCAGTGCAAAGACATACATGAAAAACTCAGTTTGATTATCAGGAAGTAATCATGCAAGTTGAGTTTCTGAAATACAGCTCTTGTCTAAAACACAAGCTCTTGtctaattaatatatattgttttatatattaatGTAATATGCATAAATGAAGTCAATTAATTAGTCAATTTCACAATAGGTCGAAAAAAGTGTCCAACTTGGGACATGGGCGCTAAGTGCTATGCTAAGTGCTATGTTACTATGCTATGTTATggaatgtatttaaattatgtCAATTAATCAATGAAAATGTAACAAATAACAAATGTGTTTCTTTGGTATTTGCTAGGTATAATGCAGGCGATTAATAGGGAATACTTTAAGCATTATGCATAAATGAAGTAAATTAATCAATTAACTATCCGCCAATTAACACATGTCTCTTCTGTATCTTCCAGGTATGATGCAGGCTGTCGCTGGCTTCTTCACCTACTTTGTGATCCTGGCTGAGAACGGCTTCCTGCCCATGGACCTGCTGGGAATCAGGGTCTACTGGGACGACAAGATGGTCAACGACCTGGAAGACAGCTACGGCCAGCAATGGGTCAGTAAGGCTAGGCTAACCGCTAGGCTAATGGATGTGTTGCGATATGTGCGCTGTGCTAGGCTATTGATAGGTCAAAAAAGAAGAGGGACTTGGGTCAGTGCGACTATGCTACTTGCATTACTTAGCATCGCATTAGCATTGATGCTAATTAAAATACCCTTTTGCCAGCTCAGTCTACTGGTTGACTAGAAAAAGCCAACCGAAAAATTTTAATGTTCGTAACGTTGCAAATGATTCAAAATGCCTCTTCTAACgattccttttttcttttttcttctgacCAGACGTATGAACGCAGAAAGATCGTAGAGTTTACTTGCCACACGGCGTTCTTTGCCAGTATCGTGGTGGTCCAGTGGGCTGATCTCATCATCTGCAAGACCAGAAGAAACAGCATCTTACAGCAGGGGATGAAGTGAGTAGAGCTACCACCGGGAACTTTATCAGCAAAATctcaggtacagtctcaaagggatAAGAAGGCAGAGTGTTCATgacgcccgcccccccccccccccccattacaccctagccccccagagaGCAGGAATATATTCTCTtaatgaggaggaagagatcttgtgtttgtttgtgtgtgtgtgtgtttgtgtgtttgataactagggtaagacgctacacaactaagtactataactaagcaCGAAATACAAGAAGTCTGTactttaagtgcaaggacgtaaaacacacaataagtgtgtacattaagtgccaggacgtacaaacacacaataagtgtgtaaattaagtgccaggatgtacaaacacacaataagtaggaggggtgggagaggggtggatATGCAgtatgtatgttgtgtgtgcataGTCAGGACCGTAGTGTAACTTGTGTACTGTGCCTGGAATGTTGTGTGTGCATCGTTGTGACATGTGTCGTCTGGTTACCATAGGAACCGCATCCTGATCTTCGGACTGTTCGAGGAGACTGCCCTGGCTGTTTTCCTGTCCTACTGCCCCGGGATGGACGTAGCACTGAGAATGTACCCCCTCAAGTGAgtaccacgcacacaaacacacacacacacgcacacacaaagatacacacgcacacaaacagatcagccacacacacagaaacacatatatatatatatacacacaaacagataaagatacacatacacacagacagatacaaacacagatacgcaatcacagacacacacccaccatccATTCCATCTCATTCTCATGTCCCTCCATCATgtcctcacactctctctcccctctctccccctctcttccccagaCCCTCATGGTGGTTCTGCGCCTTCCCCTACTCCCTCCTCATCTTCGTTTATGATGAAGGCAGAAGATACATCCTCAGACGAAACCCAGGAGGTAAGTCTCACCGTGACACACTCCGACAGGAAGCAGGATTGGGTGTTTCTTCACAGTCCTGcgttcagaaacacacactggtttttaaacgttttttattggtcacataaaaaataacattttacatACAAAAGGGGTTATCACTCTGTCATTGTGGAAATTACTGGAACCTAAGTAAGTAATCGATAATAGTCATTTAAAAACAGACCTCCCTTAATGAGGTGGTGCTATAAAAACAGTCATTAAAAATAAACGGTATGTAAATATGTGCCTAGAAAATTCAGCAAATAAAAACGTTCATTGATTTACTTTGCAAGTCATTCTGGGAAAAAAATTTTGCCGCTATGGCGGTGCAATAGGTCTTAAATTGTGTTCATAATGGTCTTAAATTGAACTTCAATTTCTACCCCCACTCGAACTGTTCATGCGCTTCCCAACATcaaccagtgtttgtgtgtgtgtggtggtggtgttgtgtgtgtgtgtgtgtgtgtgtgtgtgtgtgtgtgtgtgtgtgtgtgtgtgtgtgtgtgtgtgtgtgtgtgtgtgtgtggtgtttaggttgttctgtgtgtgtgtgtctgatggtgtgtgcgtgtgtgtacatgcggagggttgtgtgtgtgtaagtgtgagtgtgggtgttaTTCGGGTGCATGGGCATTAGCTCATGGTGCTCACACAGGCTAATCCGGTCGGAGCCGGCTTCCTCTCAGATCACTGGGCTGTGGCACATGTTACCCCTAGGGGATCGGAAGTCGCAACATCCCCTACCCACTGAGCTGtatacaaagtgtgtgtgtgaatgtgtgtgtgatggtgcatACAGTGTATTCAAAAAACATACTTACATCGTCGAAAACAACGATATCTTACTTATTGGTGCGCGTcattgtaattataatttgagCAGTGGTTTTATGCTACCTTTACTATGATTAAACATTATATCATAGTATTACATTATTATCAATATGGTTATTTCGTAACCATATTGCTTCTTACAAGCTTACCTTAGACTTTGGGATACATTTGtgattaaattatttattttattcgtaCTACCTACTTAACTGAGTTTTTTAAGTATTAATAAAACAACGTTCTCCTTTAACCTGTTTGTCTAATTGttcttctttgtttgtttccttCCAGGCTGGGTGGAACAGGAGACTTATTACTAAGTCCCCACAACATGTTGCCGTACCGAGGAGAGGAAAAAGTACTGCATTATTTTTGCTACTGCTGTGTTACAAATCTGTTCCAAACTGTTCCATcaccagcagcacacacacacacacacgtgcaaacgcacacctaaaacacacacacaagacaataCTGTTTGTAAATGCGTGAATAACGTCTTTTTCATGTGATTGTGGTTGTTAATAAAAACGGTATTGCTTCTAATATTTGACTGCCTCTTGAGAATGAATTTTGTGgtctttattttaatttatttttgggTGGTATTCTGATCCGATCAGAgatgctgagagagagatagagagcgagagagagagagatcgattcacgtttttacatatacaattagggcgtttagcagccgctttttatccacctcgacactgaactagcaaccttccggggAGCAGTTATGGTggggtgccttgctcagggtcaccttgagatagatggagagaggatgaaagatggagagagaagacgagagatggagagaggtgtgtgtgaggaaacTCATCCATGTATATCCTGGGAGTGTATTTTTtgcttatgtgtttgtgtgtgtgtctatctgaagtacctgtatgtgtgtgccctgtgtgatgaccactgattggttaacgagcaacaggtgtgcagcctccccaagccccagagtccaatcagactcagaCCAGGTGAGGAGGGTTCGCTCTTCAGTCAGTCAgtttaaaagagagagagagattgatagagaaaaaaagagagaggcagggagagaccaagagagagggggatagaccaagagagagagggagagatattagtataatatctgatgtatatatatttaggtCAGTGCTGCATGCAgggctcaactattgttcttcataagatttattctttctttctttctttattattctctacaaactttgggacctatctccttcctcaatttttcacccAGAGACTCAATTCAAATTTTAGAATTTGACAAAAGAGCTTCTTTTGTCAAAGAGCTTTTTatcaatgggaggacggcggAGCCGCATgacgtaactaaatcaattttcaaccgtttatcttcgttcaaaccatttaacaaatctacacacttgcaTCTTTAATAATATCTCAACGGAATTTTGATATCATTGAGGGCGTATTCAcaccagaggcctgtttcaggtagctggtttaacatactctgagtttaatcctgcgctctgagttggttgactcagagttcagggttgaaaagcaactctgggttttcggtttcagaacaggtgatcagcgttgggttaatcaactctgagtatgttcactctgggttgggggcgtgcctgttgactataaagagccatcagcaatggatctctgataacatgatcaaacatggaccaaaagcgtagatccacttacttttcccccacggaattgtaaattctaatgaacgtgtatgccgagcagttagcaattccgccgcggcagcgagatcgcgagagagagtaaaataagttagtaaaataaaataagaggaaagtttaatatcttccacttattcaatatgtaaagtgtgtgtgtgtgtgtgtgtgtgtgtgtgtgtgtgtgtgtgtgtgtgtgtgtgtgtgtgtgtgtgtgtgtgtgtgtgtgtgtgtgtgtgtgtgtgtgtgtgtgtgtgtgtgtgtgtgtgtgtgtgtgtgtgtgtgtgtgtgtgtgtgtgtgtgtgtgtgtgtgtgtgtgtcaatttacgcaaccccgagttgccccacgaggacttggcagcaaattaagtacaaaaatatagtttaaacaggtaaactattgtttaattgaaatcaaatcaattgtgctgttttgcctgctctacctaatttaacagctatcttcaacatgtattatatatttgtatactatatttaagcagtaaatgtaagtagtacatttcccagccaccccaacactgccaatatttaataggatttagatatattagaaggctacacctaggcaaaatgcattatatatatatatatatatatatatatatatatatatatatgtcttcaaaatagcgcttactgaatattagggtattcctccatgttagcaaatcgaaaaaatgcagaggcccggcagactggagggggtccaccacctgcacccctcacagaggctgaggagatgtccctcagccaacagagtatgcgtcctgtggctgagggcatccctggggggagctcctctgatcccccccaccccccaggatagaagtgcctttaaagtataagaggttggttattcaaaataattaaatatgtacacgcaacccagtgcgttgcaaattagatggggcaatattctggctcaagtaataattgcactgtctaatcatcttcttccagttccACTTCTTccactgatggcgtcatcgccctacttgaaccagatgccctcaccaac
The Gadus morhua chromosome 7, gadMor3.0, whole genome shotgun sequence DNA segment above includes these coding regions:
- the atp1a1a.4 gene encoding sodium/potassium-transporting ATPase subunit alpha-1a.4, yielding MGLGKGKDDYKLAATSEKDVKSTKKERKEKQKRDMDDLKKEVDLDDHKLTLDELHRKYGTDLTRGLSGARAKEILARDGPNSLTPPPTTPEWVKFCRQLFGGFSMLLWIGALLCFLAYGIQAASEDEPANDNLYLGVVLSAVVIITGCFSYYQEAKSSKIMDSFKNLVPQQALVVRDGEKNCINAVEVVVGDLVEVKGGDRIPADLRIVSAHGCKVDNSSLTGESEPQSRTPDFSNDNPLETKNIAFFSTNCVEGTARGIVINTGDRTVMGRIACLASSLDGGKTPIAKEIEHFIHIITGVAVFLGVSFFILSLCLGYGWLEAVIFLIGIIVANVPEGLLATVTVCLTLTAKRMAKKNCLVKNLEAVETLGSTSTICSDKTGTLTQNRMTVAHMWFDNQIHEADTTENQSGTSFDRSSASWAALARIAGLCNRAVFLAEQSNVPILKRDVAGDASESALLKCIELCCGSVKGMREKYTKLCEIPFNSTNKYQLSIHKNTTPGETKSILVMKGAPERILDRCSTILIQGKEQPLDEEMKESFQNAYEELGGLGERVLGFCHYNLPDDQFPEGFSFDTEEVNFPTEKLCFVGLMSMIDPPRAAVPDAVGKCRSAGIKVIMVTGDHPITAKAIAKGVGIISEGNETVEDIAARLNVPVAEVNPRDAKACVIHGGELKDMTSEQLDDILMHHTEIVFARTSPQQKLIIVEGCQRQGAIVAVTGDGVNDSPALKKADIGVAMGIAGSDVSKQAADMILLDDNFASIVTGVEEGRLIFDNLKKSIAYTLTSNIPEISPFLLFIIANIPLPLGTVTILCIDLGTDMVPAISLAYEAAESDIMKRQPRNPKTDKLVNERLISIAYGQIGMMQAVAGFFTYFVILAENGFLPMDLLGIRVYWDDKMVNDLEDSYGQQWTYERRKIVEFTCHTAFFASIVVVQWADLIICKTRRNSILQQGMKNRILIFGLFEETALAVFLSYCPGMDVALRMYPLKPSWWFCAFPYSLLIFVYDEGRRYILRRNPGGWVEQETYY